A genomic window from Glycine soja cultivar W05 chromosome 10, ASM419377v2, whole genome shotgun sequence includes:
- the LOC114369509 gene encoding thaumatin-like protein 1b, producing the protein MAPTMQNSPLHLQNEKYPTMTTTRVAICLCFAFLYYAAEGAKVSFNNKCTYTVWPGTLTGDQKPQLSTTGFELGPGASNSVDLPSPWSGRFWARTGCSNNNGRFSCATADCASGQVACNGAGAIPPATLVEITVAANGGQDFYDVSNVDGFNVPMSVTPQGGSGDCKTSSCPKNINSVCPAELQVKGSDGNVIACKSACEAFKEDRYCCTGPNNTAETCPPTNYSQIFEEQCPDAYSYAYDDKSSTFTCSNRPDYAITFCP; encoded by the exons ATGGCTCCAACCATGCAAAACTCACCATTGCACCTGCAAAACGAGAAGTATCCAACAATGACTACCACCCGTGTTGCTATCTGTCTTTGCTTTGCATTCCTTTACTACG CGGCTGAAGGAgccaaggttagtttcaataaCAAGTGCACATACACGGTATGGCCAGGAACCCTAACCGGTGACCAAAAGCCCCAATTATCAACAACTGGTTTCGAGTTGGGTCCAGGAGCATCCAACTCTGTGGACCTTCCATCTCCATGGTCCGGTCGGTTCTGGGCCCGAACAGGATGCTCCAACAACAACGGAAGGTTCAGCTGCGCCACCGCCGATTGCGCCTCCGGTCAAGTCGCATGCAACGGTGCCGGTGCAATCCCGCCAGCTACTTTGGTAGAAATCACAGTTGCAGCAAACGGAGGGCAAGATTTCTACGACGTGAGCAACGTGGATGGCTTCAACGTGCCCATGTCCGTAACCCCACAAGGTGGGAGTGGCGATTGCAAAACCTCAAGTTGCCCTAAGAACATTAACTCTGTGTGCCCTGCGGAGCTTCAAGTCAAAGGGTCCGATGGCAACGTCATCGCTTGCAAGAGTGCTTGCGAGGCTTTTAAGGAAGATAGATATTGCTGCACTGGACCTAACAACACCGCAGAAACATGTCCACCTACGAACTACTCTCAGATTTTCGAGGAGCAGTGTCCCGATGCTTATTCCTACGCTTACGATGATAAGAGCAGCACTTTCACTTGCTCCAACAGGCCTGATTATGCCATCACATTCTGCCCTTGA